Proteins co-encoded in one Nicotiana sylvestris chromosome 7, ASM39365v2, whole genome shotgun sequence genomic window:
- the LOC138873892 gene encoding uncharacterized protein → MTQRVKNLEERLKNLQGLAGQKSIAFKDLCIFPDVHLPPGFKIPKFEKYYVHGDPTAHLKRYCNQLRSARGNEELLMAYFGESLTGVASEWFVGQATSCWEYAIKWREQAARVKPPMDEHELITIFLQAQKPDYFQNMMSVVGKSFSEAVKMGEMVDNGLKSGKIISQAALKATTQAVQIESGNFGGTNEKVEEIMMTSRSRRGPRRTYRRHDQPYLFFDDSPENPQYSVTSP, encoded by the exons atgacccaaagagtgaaaaacttagaagAACGGTTGAAAAAtttgcaagggttggcaggtcagaagagtattgccttcaaggattTATGTATATTCCCAGATGTCCACTTGCCACCTGGTTTCAAGATCCCCAAATTCGAGAAGTACTATGTACATGGAGACCCCacagcccacctgaaaaggtattgcaatcaactaagaagTGCGAGAGGAAATGAAGAACTActaatggcttattttggggaaagtcttacgggtgtagcttccgaatggtttgTGGGTCAAGCCACATCttgctg ggaatatgccattaaatggagagaacaagcggctaGAGtgaagccacccatggatgaacACGAGCTAATCACTATCTTCCTTCAGGCTCAAAAGCCCGATTACtttcaaaatatgatgtccgTAGTTGGCAAATCATTCTCGGAAGCagtcaaaatgggagaaatggtagataatGGTCTTAagtcaggcaaaattataagtcaagcagctcTCAAAGCTacaactcaggctgtccaaattgaatctggtaaTTTTGGTGGCAcgaatgagaaggttgaagaaatcatgatgacatcaaggtcgagaagaggtcctagaagAACATATCGAAGGCATGACCAGCCTTATTTGTTTTTTGACGATTCCCCTGagaacccacaatactctgtTACTTCACCCTAG